From a single Rhodococcus qingshengii JCM 15477 genomic region:
- a CDS encoding TetR/AcrR family transcriptional regulator, with amino-acid sequence MTTARPTRRTGLPGRPGYDLDSLLAVAVKVFNDKGYDGASMEVLAKKLGITKSSIYHHVSGKSELLELALSRALNALFAVTTEEGATTGPYIDRLEYLVRRSVEVLVAELPYVTLLLRVRGNTTVERAALARRREFDNFVGGLVASAAAEGDLRPDIEPALASKLMFGTVNSLIEWYKPRAGESVSDIADAVVAVTFDGLRKA; translated from the coding sequence ATGACTACGGCACGCCCCACTCGACGCACCGGCCTCCCCGGACGTCCCGGCTACGACCTCGATTCGCTCCTGGCCGTGGCCGTGAAGGTGTTCAACGACAAGGGCTACGACGGCGCCAGCATGGAGGTGCTCGCCAAGAAACTCGGCATCACGAAGTCCTCGATCTACCACCATGTGTCCGGAAAGTCAGAACTTCTCGAACTCGCCCTTTCGCGTGCACTCAACGCCCTGTTTGCGGTCACGACCGAAGAGGGCGCCACCACCGGTCCGTACATCGACCGGCTCGAATACCTGGTCCGGCGCAGCGTAGAGGTGCTGGTCGCAGAGCTTCCATACGTCACCCTGCTCCTGCGCGTCCGCGGCAACACGACGGTCGAGCGCGCCGCGCTAGCTCGTCGGCGCGAATTCGACAACTTCGTCGGAGGTCTCGTCGCGTCCGCCGCAGCGGAGGGAGACTTGCGCCCGGACATCGAACCAGCCCTCGCCAGCAAGCTGATGTTCGGCACCGTCAACTCACTGATCGAGTGGTACAAACCCCGAGCGGGTGAGTCCGTCTCCGACATCGCCGACGCGGTCGTCGCCGTCACTTTCGACGGACTTCGCAAGGCCTGA
- the paaZ gene encoding phenylacetic acid degradation bifunctional protein PaaZ: MSRLLESYVAGQWYAAPDAGTPLPSAVDGSEVARISATGIDLAEMVTYAREVGGPALSAMTFHERAGALKALALTLMAGKAEFYTLSTATGATTRDSGVDIDGGFGTLLSYASKARRELPDSTVFLDGNVEPLGKGGTFLGQHIYTSRRGVAVQINAFNFPVWGFLEKLAPAFIAGVPSIVKPASSTAYLTELVFRRIIESGLLPEGSVQLLSGSARGLLDHLGGQDSVAFTGSADTAATLRAHPNVVGKGVHFNAEADSLNASILGEDAVPGTPEFDLYVKQLVTEMTVKAGQKCTAIRRALVPLSLVDAVVDAASERLNKVVVGHPDADGVTMGALASIEQRDEVLKSIRGLTKSATIVFGDPDNVDVVGADGQSGAFLSPVLLRAEENAHEVHELEAFGPVSTVIGYDGIDHAIELAARGEGSLVASVVTADSDIARRLVLGLAAFHGRVLVLNRDDAKESTGHGSPLPVLVHGGPGRAGGGEELGGIRGVLHHMQRTAVQGTPDVLTAVGERWFTGSQRTTGSEHPFRKSLAELKIGDTVVGGPRQVTLADIDHFAEFTGDTFYAHTDPVAAAANPLFGGIVAHGYLVVSLAAGLFVDPAPGPVLANFGVDSLRFLTPVKAEDSLTVTLTAKTITPRSSADYGEVRWDAVVTNQDNDPVATYDVLTLVAKTRPEGN, from the coding sequence GTGAGCAGACTGTTGGAAAGCTATGTGGCCGGTCAGTGGTACGCCGCACCGGACGCAGGTACCCCGTTGCCGAGCGCAGTGGACGGATCGGAGGTGGCCCGGATCTCCGCAACCGGCATCGACCTCGCCGAGATGGTTACGTACGCACGCGAGGTCGGCGGGCCTGCACTGTCCGCGATGACCTTCCACGAACGTGCCGGTGCGCTCAAGGCTCTTGCCCTCACGTTGATGGCAGGAAAAGCCGAGTTCTACACACTCTCCACTGCCACCGGCGCGACGACGCGAGATTCCGGGGTGGACATCGACGGCGGATTCGGGACCCTGCTGAGCTACGCGAGCAAGGCTCGGCGCGAATTGCCCGACAGCACAGTCTTTCTGGACGGAAACGTCGAGCCTCTCGGCAAGGGCGGAACCTTCCTCGGGCAACACATCTATACATCACGTCGCGGCGTCGCCGTGCAGATCAACGCCTTCAATTTCCCGGTGTGGGGGTTCCTGGAGAAGCTGGCACCGGCATTCATCGCGGGGGTGCCGTCCATCGTCAAACCTGCCAGTTCCACGGCATATCTCACCGAACTCGTCTTCCGGCGCATCATCGAGTCAGGCTTGCTCCCAGAGGGTTCCGTCCAACTGCTCTCCGGTAGTGCACGCGGCCTCCTCGATCACCTCGGCGGGCAGGACTCAGTGGCATTCACCGGATCCGCCGACACCGCAGCAACGCTGCGTGCTCACCCGAACGTCGTCGGCAAGGGTGTCCATTTCAATGCCGAAGCCGATTCACTCAACGCGTCGATCCTCGGCGAGGACGCCGTACCAGGAACGCCCGAATTCGATTTGTACGTCAAACAACTCGTCACCGAGATGACGGTCAAGGCGGGCCAGAAGTGCACGGCGATCCGGCGCGCCCTGGTCCCGCTCTCGCTGGTCGACGCCGTTGTCGATGCCGCATCCGAGCGACTGAACAAAGTGGTCGTGGGACACCCCGATGCTGATGGCGTCACTATGGGAGCTCTCGCCAGCATCGAACAGCGTGACGAGGTCTTGAAATCCATTCGCGGTCTGACGAAGTCGGCAACTATCGTATTCGGAGACCCGGACAACGTCGACGTGGTCGGTGCCGACGGCCAGTCAGGAGCCTTCCTTTCCCCAGTCCTTCTCCGGGCGGAAGAGAATGCGCACGAGGTACACGAACTGGAGGCCTTCGGACCCGTCAGCACCGTCATCGGATACGACGGCATCGATCATGCGATCGAACTCGCGGCCCGTGGCGAGGGAAGCCTCGTCGCCTCGGTGGTCACTGCCGACAGCGACATCGCACGTCGACTGGTGCTGGGTCTCGCAGCTTTTCACGGCAGAGTGCTCGTGCTGAACCGCGACGACGCCAAGGAATCCACCGGCCACGGCTCTCCCCTTCCAGTCCTCGTACACGGCGGTCCCGGCCGTGCCGGCGGCGGTGAGGAGCTGGGTGGCATCCGCGGAGTTCTGCACCACATGCAGCGGACCGCCGTACAGGGCACACCCGACGTCCTCACCGCAGTCGGCGAGCGCTGGTTCACCGGATCGCAGCGCACGACCGGATCCGAACATCCATTCCGAAAGAGTCTCGCCGAGTTGAAGATCGGTGACACTGTTGTCGGCGGTCCGCGCCAGGTCACACTCGCAGACATCGATCATTTTGCAGAGTTCACCGGTGACACCTTCTACGCTCACACCGATCCGGTGGCCGCTGCGGCGAATCCACTCTTCGGCGGCATCGTCGCGCACGGCTATCTTGTTGTCTCACTCGCTGCGGGCCTGTTCGTCGACCCGGCTCCCGGCCCGGTTCTCGCGAACTTCGGCGTGGACAGCCTCAGGTTCCTGACTCCGGTCAAAGCCGAGGACAGCCTGACGGTCACCCTCACAGCCAAGACCATCACACCTCGCAGCAGCGCCGACTACGGTGAGGTTCGTTGGGACGCCGTGGTGACGAACCAGGACAACGATCCGGTCGCGACATACGACGTCCTGACTCTGGTAGCCAAGACTCGCCCCGAAGGGAATTGA
- a CDS encoding EthD family reductase — translation MTYRVAVCYGRPTDPEAFDKYYNEIHVPLASAVPGLSDFTFSKCSTLDGSDPVFYAVANLEFPDLETMQSGLKSPEMGAAGKDVANFATGTVDMYVQEVVSVL, via the coding sequence ATGACCTATCGAGTAGCAGTGTGTTACGGACGCCCCACCGATCCGGAGGCTTTCGACAAGTACTACAACGAGATCCACGTCCCGCTCGCCAGCGCAGTGCCAGGGCTCTCGGACTTCACGTTCAGCAAGTGCTCGACGCTGGACGGCTCCGATCCAGTCTTCTATGCCGTCGCCAACCTCGAGTTTCCCGATCTCGAGACTATGCAGAGCGGCCTGAAGTCCCCGGAGATGGGCGCCGCTGGAAAAGATGTCGCAAACTTTGCCACCGGCACGGTCGACATGTATGTCCAGGAAGTTGTCTCGGTCCTCTAG
- the paaI gene encoding hydroxyphenylacetyl-CoA thioesterase PaaI, translating into MFDADQASQALGIEISELAPGSATVTVTVGETMVNGHGITHGGYVFLLADTAFALACNGYEDSAVAARADIRFLRPTRLGDTLTAVATEKARGGRSGIYDVTVRNGDAVVAEFRGDSRTITR; encoded by the coding sequence ATGTTCGACGCGGACCAGGCATCGCAGGCACTCGGTATCGAGATTTCCGAGCTGGCGCCCGGTAGCGCAACCGTGACCGTCACCGTGGGCGAAACCATGGTGAACGGTCACGGAATCACACACGGCGGTTATGTTTTCCTGCTCGCGGACACCGCGTTTGCGCTCGCCTGCAACGGCTACGAGGATTCAGCCGTTGCAGCGCGCGCGGACATCAGATTTCTGCGTCCGACCCGTCTGGGCGACACCTTGACCGCGGTCGCCACCGAGAAGGCTCGAGGCGGCCGAAGTGGGATCTACGACGTGACCGTTCGCAATGGCGACGCCGTCGTGGCCGAGTTCCGCGGCGACAGTCGAACCATCACCCGCTGA
- a CDS encoding CocE/NonD family hydrolase, which produces MYGFQVRRRTAISVVTLVVCALGFSPPALADSPNGSYSSQLLYFSVDVGPELSTPCTVVGELFVPDGVDADNPAPAILTTNGFGGSYKDQIPALQNFAENGYVGLTYSGLGFGGTSCKITLDSPAYDGIAASQLVSFLGGQEGIAFTDQALTQPYPALTAVVQDSVDHTGAPSTNDPRVGMTGGSYGGGIQFAAASVDPRIDTIIPMITWNDLSYSLAPNSTGIISGVSTAEPGAAKVLFASLLFGAGIANPGVDGYIADPARLPGCPNYVPYMCNAIAEAVVTGDIGPQVVSELRASSVSSFVDRINIPVLLAQGQQDTLFDLNEATATYDALKDRGVDAKMIWHSWGHSHLAAAPGEFSFSAPDEDTQYETGRFMDWFDHYLKDENTETGPEFAYFRNWIDYEGNAAPAYATSDTVDVGTARAFHLSADGGLLPDGTPVIPGSKTIVTAPAGLPTGVEPLNINPAGNIPNAQIPGTEALWTTAPMTEAMDVVGAPTVTLRVAAPGQPVVFAKLYDVAPDGTSSLINGLIAPIRISDPSQPVPVTMPAIVHRFEPGHSVRLAITGGDISFRGGLQGMPVTIFADGSGPLELPVVG; this is translated from the coding sequence GTGTACGGTTTTCAGGTGCGCCGGAGAACAGCGATCAGTGTCGTCACGCTCGTGGTTTGCGCCCTCGGCTTTTCGCCGCCGGCGCTCGCGGATTCACCGAACGGCTCGTATTCGTCACAGCTGCTGTACTTCTCGGTCGATGTCGGGCCTGAACTCTCGACGCCGTGCACCGTCGTCGGTGAACTCTTTGTTCCCGATGGTGTCGACGCTGACAACCCAGCTCCCGCAATCCTGACCACCAACGGGTTCGGCGGTTCGTACAAGGACCAGATTCCTGCCCTGCAGAACTTCGCCGAGAACGGGTATGTCGGACTGACGTATTCGGGATTGGGTTTCGGCGGCACGAGTTGCAAGATCACACTCGACTCTCCCGCATACGACGGTATCGCCGCTTCCCAGTTGGTCAGCTTCCTCGGCGGCCAAGAAGGGATTGCCTTCACGGATCAGGCTCTGACGCAGCCCTATCCGGCGCTCACCGCGGTGGTTCAGGACTCCGTCGATCACACCGGTGCACCGTCGACGAACGACCCGCGGGTCGGAATGACGGGTGGTTCCTACGGCGGCGGGATTCAATTCGCCGCCGCGAGTGTCGATCCCCGTATCGACACGATCATCCCCATGATCACCTGGAACGATCTCTCGTATTCCTTGGCGCCCAACAGCACGGGAATCATCTCCGGTGTGTCGACAGCGGAGCCGGGAGCCGCGAAGGTGCTCTTTGCATCGCTGCTCTTCGGCGCGGGCATCGCGAATCCCGGTGTGGACGGTTACATCGCAGATCCCGCACGGCTACCCGGCTGCCCGAACTACGTCCCTTACATGTGCAACGCGATCGCCGAGGCGGTGGTGACCGGCGACATCGGACCGCAAGTAGTGAGTGAGCTCCGAGCGTCGTCGGTCTCGTCGTTCGTCGACCGGATCAACATTCCGGTACTGCTTGCTCAGGGGCAACAGGACACCCTGTTCGATCTGAACGAGGCAACCGCGACTTACGACGCGCTGAAGGATCGTGGCGTCGATGCCAAGATGATCTGGCATTCGTGGGGGCACAGCCACTTGGCCGCTGCGCCGGGCGAGTTCAGCTTCTCCGCACCCGACGAGGATACCCAGTACGAGACCGGTCGCTTCATGGACTGGTTCGATCACTACCTCAAGGACGAGAACACCGAGACCGGCCCGGAATTCGCGTATTTCCGCAACTGGATCGACTACGAAGGAAACGCGGCACCGGCCTACGCGACGTCCGACACCGTCGATGTCGGGACCGCTCGCGCCTTCCATCTGTCCGCTGACGGGGGACTGCTACCGGACGGCACGCCGGTGATACCGGGTTCGAAGACGATCGTCACCGCACCGGCTGGGCTGCCGACGGGCGTAGAGCCACTCAATATCAATCCGGCCGGAAACATTCCGAATGCACAGATTCCGGGAACCGAGGCGCTCTGGACCACTGCGCCGATGACCGAGGCGATGGACGTGGTGGGAGCTCCCACTGTGACGCTGCGTGTTGCGGCGCCCGGACAGCCGGTGGTGTTCGCGAAACTCTACGACGTGGCTCCGGACGGAACTTCCTCGCTGATCAACGGACTCATCGCGCCCATACGCATCAGTGACCCGTCGCAGCCGGTGCCGGTGACGATGCCGGCGATAGTGCACCGATTCGAGCCAGGGCATTCCGTGCGTCTCGCGATCACCGGTGGCGACATCAGTTTCCGTGGGGGACTGCAAGGTATGCCGGTGACGATCTTTGCCGACGGTTCCGGCCCCCTCGAACTTCCCGTCGTGGGCTGA
- a CDS encoding cupredoxin domain-containing protein: MKRILAVLAALILAVFALTACSDNNDSSDNDSADHDGMAMTSMPMTSMPTSMSMPSMPLGMSAPGASSMGIVISGFEYSTPESVMPGQVLTIQNNDTVEHSVTSDTAGLFSEDIEAGETETITVPNEPGTYTFHCTYHPSMHGTLTVK; the protein is encoded by the coding sequence ATGAAGCGGATTCTCGCAGTGCTCGCAGCGCTGATCCTGGCGGTGTTCGCACTGACCGCGTGCAGTGACAACAACGATTCGTCGGACAACGATTCGGCCGATCACGACGGCATGGCGATGACCAGTATGCCGATGACCAGCATGCCGACCAGTATGTCGATGCCGAGCATGCCTCTGGGTATGTCGGCGCCGGGAGCGTCGTCGATGGGAATCGTGATCAGCGGCTTCGAGTACTCGACACCGGAGTCGGTGATGCCCGGTCAGGTACTGACCATTCAGAACAACGACACCGTCGAACACTCGGTCACGTCCGATACGGCAGGACTGTTCAGTGAGGACATCGAGGCCGGCGAGACGGAAACCATCACGGTGCCGAACGAGCCGGGAACGTACACGTTCCACTGCACCTATCATCCGAGCATGCACGGCACCTTGACGGTGAAGTAG